CGACATCGCCGAGGTGGTGGCGCGGGCCGCGGTTTCTCCCGTGCAGGCGGCGCGCGCCCGCGGGGTCTCGGTCTCGCTGGCTGACGACGCGGCCGCGCCCACCGAGATCAACGTCATCGGCCAGACCGTGGACGACGCCACCCGCGCGGTGGAGAAGTTCGTGGACCGGGCCTTCCTGGCGGGGCTGCCGCGGGTGCGCATCGTGCACGGCTCGGGCATGGGCATCCTGCGCAAGGCCCTGCGCCAGTATCTGCAGTCGCACCCCCACGTGGCTTCGGTCACCGAGCCCCCGCAGAACGAGGGCGGCGCCGGGGCCACCATCGTAGAATTGCGGGTCTGAGGTGGGAGATGACGGACAACGAACTGCGCGCCCACATTGACGCCATCGAGCGCGGCCCCGGCATGGTGGTGGCCGCGGTGGCCGGCGCGGACGACAAGGCGCTGCGCTACAAGCCCGCGCCCGACAAGTGGTGCATCCTCGAGATCCTCGGCCACTTGGCCGACGTCGAGGTGCTCTACGGCTACCGCCTGCGCCAGATGCTCGCCGACAAGGAGCCGGCCATCGCCCCCATCGACCAGGACGACTGGGCCCGCCACCTCGGCTATCTGGAAGCGAAGCCTGCGGAACTGCTGGAAGCCTACCGGGCCGCGCGCCGCGCCAACGTCCGCTTGCTGCGCCGACTGAAGCCCGCCGACCTGGACGAGAAGGCCGCCTTCCACCCCGAGAAGAAGCGCCAAGTCACGCTGGGCGAGCTGATCGGCATGATGGCCGTCCACGACCCCAACCACGCCGGCCAGATCGAGCGCCTGAAGAAGGAGTCCCGCGGCACGCGCTAGGCGCTTTTCCCCGCCCAACTCTGCGCCCCCCGTGATAGATTGCCGCGCCGGAGGGAAGCCCTATGAAGCTCCGCGCGTTCCTGCTGGCCGCCTGCTGCGGCCTGCTGCTCTTCGCCAAGGACCATCCTGCGTCGCCGCCGCCCTCGCCCGACCAGCTCTGGCAGGACCTGGCCGCGGGCAACGCCCGCTTCGTCGCGGGGCATCCGCAGGCGCGCAATCTGCCTGCCGACCGCGCCAAGTGGGCCAAGACGCAGTCGCCTCCGGTCGCGGTGCTGGCCTGCGCCGACAGCCGCGTCGCCCCCGAACTCGTCTTCGACAAGACCCTGGGCGACCTGTTCGTGGTGCGCGCCGCCGGCAACAGCCCCGATCCCCTGGCCATCGGCAGCCTGGAGTACGCCGTCGAGCACCTGGGCACGGTGATGATCGTAGTCATGGGCCACCAGAGTTGCGGCGCGGTCAAGGCCGCCTGCTCCGGGGAGAAGATGCCGACCGCCAACCTGGAGGCGGTGGTCAGGCCCATCCAGGCCTCATGCGCGAAAGCCCAGGGCAAGGACGTCGAGCCCGCCACCCGCGACCACGTCCACCAGGCCGCGCTGGCGCTGCTGGCGCAGAGCCCCATCCTGAAGAAGCGGGTGGAGGAGAAGAAGCTCACCATCGTCGAGAGCTATTACTCGCTCGACACCGGCAAGGTAGAGCGGCTGCGGTAAGCGCCTTCGGGTTGGGCAACGCCCAACTCGGACGGCGTCATCCTGAGCGGCCTTCAGGCTGCGAAGGATCTCGCGCGGTGCACCGAGACTCCCGACTCGGAGGCTTTTCAGTCCTGCTCGCGAGATCCTTCGGCGCTATGAGCGCCTCAGGATGACGCCCCGGTTCGGTCGGTGCCCTACGACCGCACCATCACCTTGTAGCGGTAGGTGATCACCTTTTCCTCGCCCGGCTTGACCGTGACCTCCCAGGTGAGGCGGGTGGTGGGATTGGCGGAGCGGATGGCCTCGGCCAGCTTCTCGCTCTTGCCATCGTCCGAGGCGCTCAGCACCTCGCCCGGCACCGTCTTGGTGATGTGCAGGCTGATGGCCTTGGACTTGTAGTTGCGCACCTTGAGCGTGCCCTCCACCGTGACCGCGTCGTAGTCGGAGTTGTTCCAGCGCAGCACCCGCGGCTGCCGCGCCACCTCCAGTTCCTGGCGGTTGGCGCGCACGTCGGTGGCCACGGTCAGCTTCAGGTTGGTCTTGGCGCCCTTGGGGGTGTAGAGCAGCGTGTCCTGGGAGATGGGCTTGGTACCCGAGATCACCAGCGCCGGCGCGCTGGTCCAGGGAAACTTGGTCGAGTTGGTCAGGCGCAGCGAGTGCCAGACGTTGTTCTCGGTGGTGTCGGGGGTCTGTTGGGTGGGATTGCCGTAGCGGTCGAGCTGCTGGCTGGGCGCCACCTCCCACTCGTAGATGTGCTCGATGGCCACCGGCGCGCTGAAGACGTTGTAGGTGGCGCGCTCGCCCTTGGCCAGCGTGACCCCGGGCTTGGAATAGAGGAAGAGGTCTTCCTCGGGCGCGCCCACGAGCTCGCCCACCGTGCTCGGGAAGAAGGTCACATAGTCGCGGTACTCAGTCTCCGAGGCGGCCCGCTGCGACATGACCGCATTTGACATGGGGCCGCCGACGCCGCGGCCGTTCACCGAGAGCATCCCGATCATCTCCGCGAGCGACTGCTGCAGCGCCATGGGCGAAGGCACGTCGGCGTAGCGGAAGTTGGGCACTCCCACCACGAAGAACAGGTCGGCGCCGGCGACGTCCTCGGCGTCGTTGATCACCACCGCCTGCAGCGTGATCTGCGCGGTGCTCTCGTCCTTGAGCGAGAGAAGGTAGGAGGGCGTCCAGCCCAGGCCCTTCTCCAGGTAGCCCATGGTGAGGTCGGCGCTCTCGCCCGCGCCGCCCTTCAGCTTGAAGCGCAGCGCCTTCAGGCTCTCGCTCGCCATGACCTGCGTGTTGGGCTCGCCCGCGAAGCTCAGGATGTTCACGTAACTGGCGTTCAGCGCCACCGTCTTCCCGTCCACCTTGAGCAGGAGCAGGCCGGCGGGGCGTGGGATGGCCACCGCACCTGCTTCCGCGGCCCCCGGTTCGGGCTTCTCTTCGGGCAGCGGCAGGATCTCGCCCGTAATCTCCTTGTTGCTGTACTCCAGCGTGACCGTCTTGCCCACGTTGAGCGCGAACAATTCCTGCACCGACTGCGCGGTGCGCGACTTGGGCCGCTCGTAGCGGTAGGCCACCAATTCGTCGAGCGAGACGCCCTCGCCCGCGGGTGCCACCCACAGCGTGCCCAGGGTGGCGGCGGGCGCGAAGCCGATGCGGCCTTCGCCCGACTTCAGCCGCGCCGTGCCTCGCTTGATCACGAAGGCCAGGCCGTTCTTGAAGGCCGCCACCGAAACCGGCTTCATCTCGGTGACTGCGTCGTCGCCCGCTTGCGTGCGGGCGGGGAGAAGGAGAGCCAGGCCGACGAACAGGGCCGACAAAGTCTTGGCGCGCATGCATGCACCTCGAAGTGGGATAGCGGGTGGGAGGGATTCTATCCCAGCAGAGTGCCGGCGGGACGAGGGAATGCCCGGATTTCAACAAGGAAACGGTGATTTCCACAGCGCCGGGCAGTCGCGCGCTCTTCGTCCCGCCGGCCACTTGGCTTAGACTTGAGGCACCTGCCATGGCCAACCCCGGCGACTTCGCCTACAACCTGAAGCAGCAGGCCGACATCGTCCGCATCGTGGGCGAGTACGTCAAACTGAAGAAGTCGGGGGCGCAGAATTTCAGCGGGCTCTGTCCCTTCCACCAGGAGAAGACGCCGTCGTTCTCCGTCCACGCTACCCGCCAGTTCTATCACTGCTTCGGCTGCGGCTCCTCCGGCGACGTCTTCAGCTTCGTCCAGAAGATCGAGAACCTCAGCTTCCCGGAAGCCGTGCGCCGGGTGGCGGAGAAGCTGGGCGTGCCCTTGCCCAAGCAGTCCTTTGCCACCCCCGCTGAGGCCCGGGACGCCAAGCTGCGGGGACAACTCCTCGACCTGCACGAGCGCGCCTGCGCCTTCTTCGAGCAGCAACTGCGCCGGCCGGAGGCCGCGCACGCCCGCGAGTACCTGGCCGGCCGCGGCCTCGGCGACGAGGTCATCCGCCAGTTCCGCCTGGGCTTCGCCCCCGACTCCGGCTTCCTGCTGCGCGACGCCGTGAAGAGCTCCTTCGACGAAGAGACCCTCAAGGCCTCGGGCCTGTTCTCGTGGAAAGAGGCCGCCGACGACCGAAGACCGACGACCGACGACCAACAGCCGACGACCGAAGGCCGACGGCCGACGGCGCTCTACTCCAAGTTCCGCAACCGCATCACCTTCCCCATCGCCAACGAGGCCGGCAAGGTGATCGCCTTCACCGGGCGCACCCTGGCCACCGACGACAAGTCCGGCCCCAAATACCTCAACTCGCCCGAGACCGCTATCTACTCCAAGGGCCGGGTGCTCTACAACCTGGAGCGCGCCAAGGAAGCCATCCGCAAGCTCGACTACGCCATCCTGGTGGAAGGCCAGATGGACTGCATCTCCGTCTTCGCCGCCGGCTTCCACAACGTGCTGGCCTCCTCCGGCACCGCCTTCACCGAGGCCCAGGCCAAGCTGCTAGGCCGCTTCTCCAAGAACCTGGTGGTCAACTTCGATCCCGATACCGCCGGCGCCGCCGCCGCCGACCGCTCTCTCGGCCTGCTGGTCGAAGAAGAGTTCCAGATCAAGGTGCTGACCCTGGAGAAGGGCTTCGACCCCGACCTGTTCCTGCGCCGCA
The genomic region above belongs to Terriglobales bacterium and contains:
- a CDS encoding Smr/MutS family protein — its product is DIAEVVARAAVSPVQAARARGVSVSLADDAAAPTEINVIGQTVDDATRAVEKFVDRAFLAGLPRVRIVHGSGMGILRKALRQYLQSHPHVASVTEPPQNEGGAGATIVELRV
- a CDS encoding DinB family protein, producing the protein MTDNELRAHIDAIERGPGMVVAAVAGADDKALRYKPAPDKWCILEILGHLADVEVLYGYRLRQMLADKEPAIAPIDQDDWARHLGYLEAKPAELLEAYRAARRANVRLLRRLKPADLDEKAAFHPEKKRQVTLGELIGMMAVHDPNHAGQIERLKKESRGTR
- a CDS encoding carbonic anhydrase; the protein is MKLRAFLLAACCGLLLFAKDHPASPPPSPDQLWQDLAAGNARFVAGHPQARNLPADRAKWAKTQSPPVAVLACADSRVAPELVFDKTLGDLFVVRAAGNSPDPLAIGSLEYAVEHLGTVMIVVMGHQSCGAVKAACSGEKMPTANLEAVVRPIQASCAKAQGKDVEPATRDHVHQAALALLAQSPILKKRVEEKKLTIVESYYSLDTGKVERLR
- a CDS encoding DNA primase, which encodes MANPGDFAYNLKQQADIVRIVGEYVKLKKSGAQNFSGLCPFHQEKTPSFSVHATRQFYHCFGCGSSGDVFSFVQKIENLSFPEAVRRVAEKLGVPLPKQSFATPAEARDAKLRGQLLDLHERACAFFEQQLRRPEAAHAREYLAGRGLGDEVIRQFRLGFAPDSGFLLRDAVKSSFDEETLKASGLFSWKEAADDRRPTTDDQQPTTEGRRPTALYSKFRNRITFPIANEAGKVIAFTGRTLATDDKSGPKYLNSPETAIYSKGRVLYNLERAKEAIRKLDYAILVEGQMDCISVFAAGFHNVLASSGTAFTEAQAKLLGRFSKNLVVNFDPDTAGAAAADRSLGLLVEEEFQIKVLTLEKGFDPDLFLRRKGKDAYAQALRGSEKYFDYLIERARQQFPVRTAEGKVKAVNFLLPHVHRVPSRIVRDELANDIAQKLGIDSQVLRQELRHAASTRSSTVKTPAEAQVTQAER